Sequence from the Chloroflexota bacterium genome:
AATCGCGCCGGGCGAGCAGCTCGCGGGCCGACCCGTCGAGGCTCGCGGTGCCCGACACCATGACGTAGGCCCAGTCCGAGATCTCCAGGGCCGCCGCAGCCCGCTGTTCGACGAGCAGGACGGCGGTCCCGGCGTCCGCGAGCCGGCGGACGTGGTCGCGGAGGAGGACCGTCGCGAGCTTCGGCGAGAGGTTCGCCGTCGGCTCGTCGAGGATGAGGACCTCCGGCTCGAGCATGAGGACTCGGGCGATGGCGAGCATCTTCCGTTCACCGCCGCTGAGCTTGAGTGCCCGCCTGCCGAGCATCTCGCCGAGGGCCGGGAAGACGGCAAGGACGCCAGCCATCCGATCCCGGACCTCGGCGGAACGGAGGAGATAGCCACCCATCTCGATGTTCTCGGCGACGGTCAACGGGTCGAAGATGTCGTTCACCTGCGGCACGTAGCCGACGCCACGCCGGGCGAGCCGCTCCGGGGCAAGGTTCGTGATGTCCGCACCGCCCAGGGTCACGGAGCCGCTCGTCGCCCGGAGCATCCCGACGATCGCCTTGAGGAACGTGCTCTTGCCGGCACCGTTCGGACCGATGATGCAGGCGACCTCGCCGTGCCCGACACTCGCCGACATATCGACGATCGTGGGGGTCGGGCCGTAGCCGGCGGTGACACCGCTGACGACGAGATGTGCCGCTGGCCGCCCGTCAGCCGACAAGGTAGGCCTCGAGGACCTGCTCGTTGCGCCGGACCTCCGCCATCGTGCCCTCGGCGATGATCCGGCCCTGGGCCATGACGACGACCGGATCGCAGAGGCGATCAACGATCGAGA
This genomic interval carries:
- a CDS encoding ABC transporter ATP-binding protein; this encodes MSADGRPAAHLVVSGVTAGYGPTPTIVDMSASVGHGEVACIIGPNGAGKSTFLKAIVGMLRATSGSVTLGGADITNLAPERLARRGVGYVPQVNDIFDPLTVAENIEMGGYLLRSAEVRDRMAGVLAVFPALGEMLGRRALKLSGGERKMLAIARVLMLEPEVLILDEPTANLSPKLATVLLRDHVRRLADAGTAVLLVEQRAAAALEISDWAYVMVSGTASLDGSARELLARRDFGQVFLGQAPAAAVSQPGGMDRDATR